One genomic region from Natrinema caseinilyticum encodes:
- a CDS encoding SpoVR family protein, with amino-acid sequence MSNTDRFRKQAIAADLEEPVDEARNLATKLGLDPYPVKYWIIDYDEMNELIAYGGFQSRYPHWRWGMQYDRQQKQGQYSGGKAFEIVNNDNPAHAFLQESNTVADQKAVITHVEAHSDFFANNDWFGMFTRGQSDEEQVNAAAMLERHARAIDEYMSDPDIDRAEVEKWIDHCLSLEDNIDQHQVFSRRLDIEGPAGDQIDEDLAAKLDELDLSDEVKGEVFTEEWVEKLEGEEGAANFPETPQKDVLAFVREHGKQYDAEAGRGVEMEEWQRDILDMMRAEAYYFAAQKMTKVMNEGWAAYWESTMMTDEAFAGDDEFVNYADHMAKVLASGGLNPYSLGMELWEYVENTTNRQEVIEHLLRVEGISWRNLTEVVDFDEVLETLEPPSAIETIAPGTLDSLEEVPDEWVDREALERARNGEIDVETYPWKVLTYEGLARRHYSLVKRQNRGFLARVNQNELERIGRYLFDDARYSSVDEALEEVDFAAGWDRMFDVRESHNDVTFLDEFLTQEFITENNYFTYEHSQATGQFHVASDAAEDVKKKLLLQFTNFGKPTIAVYDGNYNNANELLLGHQYNGVMLDLGKAKETLKRIFELWGRPVNLLTIVKEVDEHDIEVAKRRNREPEPEERGKLIRYDGDSVATEDVSWEDVEHLAADDVDYDTKPDEWLA; translated from the coding sequence ATGAGTAACACAGACAGATTCCGGAAACAGGCGATCGCGGCCGACCTCGAGGAACCGGTCGACGAGGCGCGAAACCTCGCGACGAAGCTGGGACTCGACCCGTATCCGGTGAAATACTGGATCATCGACTACGACGAAATGAACGAACTCATCGCCTACGGCGGATTCCAGTCGCGATATCCCCACTGGCGATGGGGGATGCAGTACGACCGCCAGCAAAAGCAGGGCCAGTACAGCGGCGGGAAGGCCTTCGAGATCGTCAACAACGACAACCCCGCACACGCCTTCCTCCAGGAGTCGAACACGGTCGCAGACCAGAAGGCGGTCATCACGCACGTGGAGGCACACTCGGATTTCTTCGCGAACAACGACTGGTTCGGCATGTTTACCCGCGGTCAATCCGACGAAGAGCAGGTCAACGCCGCCGCCATGCTCGAGCGCCACGCACGAGCCATCGACGAGTACATGTCCGATCCCGACATCGACCGCGCCGAAGTCGAGAAGTGGATCGATCACTGTCTCTCGCTCGAGGACAACATCGACCAACACCAGGTGTTCAGCCGTCGCCTCGACATCGAGGGGCCGGCGGGCGACCAGATAGACGAGGACCTCGCGGCGAAACTCGACGAACTCGACCTCTCCGACGAGGTCAAAGGCGAGGTGTTTACCGAGGAGTGGGTCGAGAAACTCGAGGGCGAAGAGGGGGCGGCGAACTTCCCCGAGACGCCGCAGAAAGACGTCCTGGCGTTCGTCCGCGAGCACGGCAAGCAGTACGACGCGGAGGCCGGGCGGGGGGTCGAAATGGAGGAGTGGCAGCGGGACATCCTCGACATGATGCGCGCCGAGGCCTACTACTTCGCCGCCCAGAAGATGACGAAGGTGATGAACGAAGGCTGGGCGGCCTACTGGGAGTCGACGATGATGACCGACGAGGCCTTCGCCGGCGACGACGAGTTCGTAAACTACGCCGACCACATGGCGAAAGTGCTGGCTTCCGGCGGTCTCAACCCCTACAGCCTGGGGATGGAACTCTGGGAGTACGTCGAGAACACGACGAACCGCCAGGAAGTCATCGAGCACCTGCTGCGCGTCGAAGGGATCTCCTGGCGAAACCTCACGGAGGTCGTCGACTTCGACGAGGTTCTCGAAACGCTCGAGCCGCCGTCGGCGATCGAGACCATCGCCCCCGGGACGCTCGATTCGCTCGAGGAAGTTCCCGACGAGTGGGTCGACCGCGAGGCGCTCGAGCGGGCGCGGAACGGGGAGATCGACGTCGAAACGTACCCCTGGAAGGTGTTGACCTACGAGGGATTGGCTCGACGGCACTACTCGCTCGTCAAGCGACAGAACCGCGGCTTCCTCGCGCGCGTCAACCAGAACGAACTCGAGCGGATCGGTCGGTACCTGTTCGACGACGCCCGGTACTCGTCGGTCGACGAGGCGCTCGAGGAGGTCGACTTCGCGGCCGGCTGGGATCGGATGTTCGACGTGCGGGAGAGTCACAACGATGTCACGTTCCTGGACGAGTTCCTGACCCAGGAATTCATCACCGAGAACAACTACTTCACCTACGAGCACTCGCAGGCGACGGGTCAGTTCCACGTCGCCAGCGACGCCGCCGAGGACGTCAAGAAGAAACTCCTCTTGCAGTTCACCAACTTCGGAAAGCCGACGATCGCGGTCTACGACGGCAACTACAACAACGCGAACGAATTGCTGCTGGGCCACCAGTACAACGGCGTCATGCTCGACCTCGGCAAGGCAAAAGAGACGCTCAAGCGGATCTTCGAGCTCTGGGGCCGACCGGTGAACCTGCTGACGATCGTCAAGGAGGTCGACGAACACGACATCGAGGTTGCCAAGCGGCGCAACCGCGAGCCCGAACCGGAAGAGCGGGGGAAACTGATCCGGTACGACGGCGACTCGGTCGCGACAGAGGACGTCTCCTGGGAGGACGTCGAACATCTGGCGGCCGACGACGTGGACTACGACACGAAGCCCGACGAGTGGCTGGCATAG
- a CDS encoding ABC transporter ATP-binding protein has product MTLLEVTALDAGYGDLQILDGVDMTVDDGEYVTIVGPNGAGKSTVMKSIFGLTTYMGGSIDFGSEEISTYRPEDIISTGIGYVPQNDNVFPSLSVEENLEMGAYILDELPEDRLRGIYDRFPILEERNSQKAGTMSGGQQQMLAMGRALMLDPDLLMLDEPSAGLAPDLVDDMFDRIDEINDDGTAILLVEQNAKEALRRCDRGYVLVQGQNRYVDSGDALLADEQVRQDFLGG; this is encoded by the coding sequence ATGACGTTGCTCGAAGTGACGGCTCTCGACGCCGGATATGGCGATTTGCAGATCCTCGACGGCGTCGACATGACGGTCGACGACGGCGAGTACGTCACCATCGTCGGCCCGAACGGGGCGGGGAAGTCCACGGTCATGAAGTCGATCTTCGGTCTGACGACCTACATGGGCGGCTCGATCGACTTTGGCAGCGAGGAGATCAGCACCTACCGGCCCGAGGACATCATCTCGACGGGAATCGGGTACGTCCCACAGAACGACAACGTCTTTCCATCGCTATCGGTCGAGGAGAACCTCGAGATGGGAGCCTACATTCTCGACGAGCTCCCCGAAGACCGGCTGCGCGGCATCTACGATCGGTTTCCCATCCTCGAGGAACGCAACTCGCAGAAGGCAGGGACGATGAGCGGCGGCCAACAGCAGATGCTCGCGATGGGGCGTGCGTTGATGCTGGATCCCGACTTACTCATGCTCGACGAGCCGAGCGCCGGACTCGCGCCGGATCTGGTCGACGATATGTTCGATCGGATCGACGAGATCAACGACGACGGCACAGCGATCCTGCTCGTCGAACAGAACGCGAAAGAGGCGTTGCGGCGGTGTGACCGAGGGTACGTACTCGTTCAGGGGCAGAACAGATACGTCGACAGCGGCGACGCCTTGCTCGCCGACGAGCAGGTCCGTCAGGACTTCCTCGGCGGCTAA
- a CDS encoding response regulator: MMDRRAATIDLLLIEDDSEDARHLSEAFSEIDLEITVRVVTDGAEALKLLSNSASDPSALPDLILLDLNLPRLSGLELLREIGDEPALARLPILVVTKSATVDDVRESYELAANAYLTKPADPAEYAELAEAIADFWLRRVALPTSAL, encoded by the coding sequence ATGATGGACAGACGCGCAGCCACGATCGATCTGCTCCTGATCGAGGACGATTCGGAAGACGCTCGCCACCTCAGCGAGGCGTTCTCCGAAATCGACCTCGAGATAACGGTCCGCGTCGTCACCGACGGTGCGGAGGCGTTGAAGCTCCTCTCGAACAGCGCCAGCGACCCGTCGGCGCTGCCGGACCTCATCCTGCTGGATCTGAATCTGCCGCGACTGAGCGGCCTCGAGTTACTCAGGGAGATCGGAGACGAACCGGCCCTCGCACGGCTTCCGATCCTCGTGGTGACGAAATCGGCGACCGTCGACGACGTCCGTGAAAGCTACGAACTCGCGGCGAACGCCTATCTAACGAAACCGGCAGATCCGGCCGAGTACGCCGAACTGGCCGAGGCGATCGCCGACTTCTGGTTACGGCGCGTCGCGCTCCCGACGAGTGCACTATGA
- a CDS encoding branched-chain amino acid ABC transporter permease — protein MTSITDRITEAVPDVVTKWISNLPRWQYDLLLIGGVVLATYVFFISIGLVFGVRPNLIASQLEQITFFAAVYALAALALNLHWGYTGLFNIGVAGFMAVGAYTMGMLTAAPDGSPPGLGLPLIVGVLGGMVAASLVGFVAALPALRVRADYFAIVTLGLSEIIRRALLSRSLQEFTLGGYSLGPLTIPRAELGTGGGSGIRAPSTDIVANYLLYVGGERNGEPTLLGDVFFGLAEPLGIQSNVVVNSVYTLVVIAFVVAFYLLLTRIAYSPFGRVLKAIREDELAARSLGKDTNRTKIKVFMLGCALMGLAGILWQGSRTQISPNSFMPIVTFYIFVALIVGGSGSNTGSIVGGFVFSAFLYQGPRFIRTIVRALFDVRAPPTIYDGFVALGSGDPLPMLGYVIGSLDEIRFIIIGIVLILLMLWRPDGLLGHRKEIAAATDLSRRSSRSIATDGGEVDE, from the coding sequence ATGACGTCGATCACGGATAGAATCACCGAGGCCGTTCCCGACGTGGTAACGAAGTGGATTTCGAACCTCCCGCGGTGGCAGTATGATCTGTTGCTCATCGGGGGCGTCGTTCTGGCGACGTACGTCTTCTTCATCTCGATCGGCCTGGTATTCGGCGTCAGACCCAATCTCATCGCCAGCCAACTCGAGCAGATCACGTTCTTCGCGGCCGTGTACGCACTCGCCGCGCTCGCGTTGAACCTCCACTGGGGGTACACCGGCCTGTTCAACATCGGCGTCGCCGGATTCATGGCCGTCGGCGCGTACACGATGGGGATGCTGACCGCCGCACCGGACGGATCACCGCCCGGACTGGGGCTCCCGTTGATCGTCGGCGTCCTCGGCGGCATGGTCGCCGCTTCTCTCGTCGGGTTCGTCGCGGCTCTGCCGGCCCTGCGGGTGCGGGCGGACTACTTCGCGATCGTCACGCTTGGTCTCTCCGAAATTATCCGTCGCGCTCTGCTCTCGCGGTCCCTCCAGGAGTTCACGCTCGGTGGGTACTCCCTCGGGCCGCTTACCATCCCGAGAGCCGAACTCGGAACCGGCGGCGGGAGCGGAATCCGAGCGCCCTCGACCGACATTGTCGCTAACTATCTGCTCTACGTCGGCGGCGAACGCAACGGCGAGCCGACGCTTCTGGGGGACGTATTCTTCGGACTCGCGGAGCCGCTTGGCATTCAGAGTAACGTCGTCGTAAACAGCGTCTACACGCTGGTGGTGATCGCCTTCGTCGTCGCCTTCTACCTGCTGTTGACCCGGATCGCGTACTCACCGTTCGGGCGGGTTCTCAAGGCGATTCGAGAAGACGAACTCGCGGCCCGCTCGCTCGGCAAGGACACCAACCGCACGAAGATCAAGGTATTCATGCTCGGCTGTGCGCTGATGGGGCTCGCGGGGATCCTCTGGCAGGGAAGCCGGACCCAGATCAGCCCAAACAGCTTCATGCCGATCGTGACCTTCTACATCTTCGTCGCACTCATCGTGGGCGGGTCGGGATCGAATACCGGCAGCATCGTTGGCGGCTTCGTCTTCTCCGCGTTCCTGTATCAGGGACCCCGGTTCATCCGGACGATCGTCAGAGCGCTTTTCGACGTCCGCGCCCCGCCGACGATCTACGACGGGTTCGTCGCACTGGGATCGGGTGACCCCCTGCCGATGCTCGGATACGTCATCGGCAGTCTCGACGAAATCCGATTCATCATCATCGGCATCGTGCTTATACTCCTCATGCTCTGGCGTCCAGACGGGCTGCTCGGCCACCGAAAGGAGATTGCGGCCGCCACCGATCTCTCGCGTCGATCGAGTCGGTCCATCGCGACCGACGGGGGTGAGGTCGATGAGTGA
- a CDS encoding CBS domain-containing protein, with amino-acid sequence MGSTDRVTVEDVMSTPLETISDEATVMEATQRMREKDINALVVRTTPQAIVSSTDVLDAVADGQDVSDLRVADVMTTDVETATPDLYMEEVAAMMTTYGIKHLPVVADDYVGMVSSTDVTAHLS; translated from the coding sequence ATGGGTTCTACTGATAGAGTCACCGTCGAAGACGTGATGTCCACGCCGCTGGAGACAATCTCCGATGAAGCCACGGTAATGGAGGCCACGCAGCGAATGCGCGAGAAAGATATCAACGCGCTGGTCGTTCGGACCACACCACAGGCGATCGTCAGCAGCACGGACGTGCTCGACGCCGTCGCCGACGGCCAGGACGTCTCGGATTTGCGGGTTGCTGACGTGATGACGACCGACGTCGAGACCGCGACACCGGACCTCTACATGGAAGAGGTCGCTGCGATGATGACGACCTACGGCATCAAGCACCTCCCGGTCGTCGCCGATGACTACGTCGGAATGGTCTCGTCGACGGACGTCACGGCCCATCTCTCGTAG
- a CDS encoding SDR family NAD(P)-dependent oxidoreductase, with product MVATNEFDVDFDGTVAVITGASGALGSAAVERFLEAGATVCAVDVIAPSDADSLLESDPDDEPALAFYEANLTDEDDVADLVERVVDDHGRIDHLLNVAGTWRGGDHIEATALQEFDFLVNVNLKTAFLASKHALPHLQEAEGSIVSISARSSLEGGEGDGPYRITKAGIRLLTETLAEENRGTVRANCVMPSVIDTPMNREMMPDADHDSWVDPLEIADVLAFLCSDGAAVTSGAAVPVYGEA from the coding sequence ATGGTAGCGACAAACGAGTTCGACGTCGACTTCGACGGAACCGTGGCGGTGATCACCGGTGCGAGCGGCGCGCTCGGCAGCGCAGCCGTGGAACGTTTTCTCGAGGCAGGAGCCACCGTCTGTGCCGTGGACGTGATCGCGCCGAGCGACGCGGACAGCCTACTCGAGAGTGACCCGGACGACGAACCGGCGCTCGCGTTCTACGAGGCGAACCTGACGGACGAGGACGACGTCGCGGATCTCGTAGAGCGCGTCGTCGACGATCACGGCCGGATCGATCACCTGTTGAACGTCGCTGGAACGTGGCGCGGCGGCGATCACATCGAAGCGACCGCGCTCCAAGAGTTCGACTTCCTCGTGAACGTCAACCTGAAGACGGCGTTTCTCGCGTCGAAACACGCCCTGCCTCACCTACAGGAGGCTGAGGGATCGATCGTCAGCATTAGCGCGCGCTCCTCGCTCGAGGGCGGCGAGGGCGACGGCCCCTATCGAATCACGAAGGCTGGCATCCGACTCCTGACGGAGACCCTCGCGGAGGAGAACCGCGGGACGGTGCGGGCGAACTGCGTGATGCCGAGCGTGATCGACACGCCGATGAACCGGGAGATGATGCCCGACGCGGACCACGATTCGTGGGTCGACCCGCTCGAGATCGCGGACGTACTGGCTTTTCTCTGTAGCGACGGGGCCGCGGTGACCAGCGGCGCTGCCGTACCGGTCTACGGCGAGGCGTAA
- a CDS encoding HEAT repeat domain-containing protein — protein sequence MLLEHPGIDLRVEIAACLADIAAEAPDDVAPSAATLAAVAVDRSDQPVAGELIRCFAILAADRPAVVGDQTTAITAVLEHRQGYDRHGLRALARISTRRPEEVVQAVPVLAEALAANPTEHGRTVLRTFGRLARSDVAVPTLEFVERAVELVDHDEAALRRDAISCLGDVARDDPGAVEPVCTELEGALSDDDADTRAVAALAFARVASENPAVVDPVRTKLLDLLDDDHAHVRANACAALGYGDVDAAAARLTDLTNRDPSPIVRDRADWALEQRS from the coding sequence ATGCTGCTCGAGCACCCGGGGATAGACCTTCGCGTGGAAATCGCGGCCTGTCTCGCCGATATCGCTGCCGAAGCGCCCGACGACGTCGCACCGTCGGCCGCGACGCTCGCCGCCGTCGCGGTCGACAGATCCGACCAGCCAGTCGCCGGTGAACTGATCCGCTGTTTCGCGATTCTCGCGGCGGATCGTCCCGCCGTCGTCGGCGATCAGACGACGGCCATCACCGCCGTCCTCGAGCACCGACAGGGATACGACCGCCACGGGCTTCGGGCGCTGGCGCGCATCTCGACGCGGCGTCCCGAAGAAGTCGTGCAGGCGGTGCCGGTCCTCGCCGAGGCGCTCGCGGCGAACCCGACCGAACACGGGCGAACGGTGCTGCGAACGTTCGGTCGGCTGGCGCGATCGGACGTGGCGGTGCCGACGCTCGAGTTCGTCGAACGCGCCGTCGAACTCGTCGACCACGACGAGGCAGCGCTTCGACGCGATGCGATCAGTTGTCTCGGCGACGTCGCCAGAGACGACCCGGGTGCGGTCGAACCGGTCTGTACCGAACTGGAGGGGGCGCTGTCGGACGACGACGCGGACACGCGAGCCGTCGCCGCACTCGCGTTCGCCCGCGTCGCCTCGGAGAACCCCGCTGTGGTCGATCCCGTCCGGACGAAACTGCTCGACTTACTGGACGACGACCACGCGCACGTCCGGGCCAACGCCTGCGCCGCGCTCGGCTACGGCGATGTCGACGCAGCGGCCGCGCGACTCACCGACCTCACGAACAGGGATCCGTCACCGATCGTGCGCGACCGTGCCGACTGGGCGCTCGAGCAACGGTCGTAA
- a CDS encoding sodium-dependent transporter: MAQRESWATRTGFIFAAVGSAVGLGNIWRFPFQVGQQGGAGFVLIYLLFIGLIGFPVMLAEFVIGRRTERNPVGALKQLGSGRLRYAGWLFFTTGFLILSYYSVVAGWTVRYVLLGLQNEYVGDVAGAEGQFLSVASGVDAVFFHALFMLAIIAIVGFGIQRGIELAVKVMVPAIIVIMVGMAIYAFTLEGSGEAYSYYLSPDLGYIASEWQSILPAAAGQAFFTLSLGMGVMITYASYLGEDRNLAEDGLIIIGFDTAIALLAGLVVFPIFFSAGVDPGAPGAGAVFVTLAAAFGKLSLGGILGAVFFFTVAIAALSSAISILEVVVSYLIDEHGMNRLSATAIISVVIFLVGLPTTYHINVLNLYDLLVNNVLLVFGGFVIAIFVGWVIYDFALDELQKGIGDLGRWGTTWLWLLRVPAVVGLFIVVLLGVTGYYEFLTGDFASWLGETF, translated from the coding sequence ATGGCACAACGAGAATCATGGGCCACGAGAACAGGATTCATATTTGCCGCGGTCGGAAGCGCGGTTGGACTGGGGAACATCTGGCGGTTCCCGTTTCAGGTTGGGCAGCAAGGGGGCGCCGGATTCGTCCTCATTTACCTGCTTTTTATCGGATTGATCGGGTTTCCGGTGATGCTCGCGGAGTTCGTCATCGGTCGTCGAACTGAACGAAATCCGGTTGGCGCGTTGAAACAGCTCGGGTCGGGCAGGCTCCGATATGCGGGATGGCTCTTCTTCACGACAGGATTTCTTATCCTGTCGTACTATAGCGTCGTCGCAGGATGGACGGTTCGATACGTTCTTCTCGGACTGCAAAACGAGTACGTCGGTGACGTCGCGGGCGCTGAAGGGCAGTTCCTCTCCGTGGCGAGCGGTGTCGATGCGGTGTTCTTCCACGCCCTGTTTATGCTCGCCATCATCGCTATCGTCGGGTTCGGTATTCAGCGTGGAATCGAACTCGCAGTGAAAGTGATGGTTCCCGCGATCATTGTCATCATGGTCGGAATGGCGATTTACGCGTTCACCCTCGAGGGTTCGGGTGAAGCGTACTCGTACTATCTCTCGCCGGACCTCGGCTATATCGCCAGCGAGTGGCAGAGTATACTGCCCGCAGCTGCTGGACAGGCGTTCTTCACCCTCTCTCTGGGGATGGGCGTGATGATTACCTACGCGTCGTATCTCGGTGAGGATCGGAACCTCGCCGAAGACGGCCTGATTATCATCGGATTCGACACTGCGATCGCACTACTCGCTGGGCTCGTCGTCTTCCCGATTTTCTTCAGCGCGGGCGTCGATCCCGGTGCTCCCGGTGCTGGTGCAGTTTTCGTGACGCTCGCGGCTGCGTTCGGCAAGCTCTCTCTGGGAGGAATTCTCGGTGCAGTGTTCTTTTTCACTGTCGCCATCGCTGCCCTCTCGAGTGCGATCAGTATCCTCGAGGTAGTCGTTTCATACTTGATCGATGAACACGGGATGAATCGATTGAGTGCGACCGCGATAATCAGCGTCGTCATTTTTCTCGTGGGGCTTCCGACAACGTACCACATCAACGTTCTCAACCTGTACGACCTATTGGTCAACAACGTTCTGCTCGTCTTCGGCGGATTCGTTATCGCGATCTTCGTCGGGTGGGTGATTTACGACTTCGCGCTCGACGAACTGCAAAAAGGTATCGGTGACCTCGGACGGTGGGGGACTACCTGGTTGTGGCTGCTGCGCGTTCCGGCGGTTGTCGGCCTGTTTATCGTCGTCCTGTTGGGGGTCACTGGATACTACGAATTCCTCACCGGCGACTTCGCGAGTTGGCTCGGGGAAACGTTCTAG
- a CDS encoding branched-chain amino acid ABC transporter permease: protein MTAQELVGVVLLLGVVVLMGDLVRQLLTGELPVGRLGSILWAGFIDSLYIGLAAIGLSMTYSILQFANFSHGDLITTGAFSGWTVAYLIGGFGVADLSSRLLLRANGGAQPGTVGMDVFAAPVAIVLGLVTAVVVTVLVALAIDRLVYRKLRNEGGIPLLIASVGVALALRYLLAVFYTPETRGVVAQAPKLAGVSVHQLTLVVSAIALITGVHLLLQYTKLGKSMRAMSDNKDLALITGIPTERVIFATWVIGAGLAGAAGYLIVLDRGTVSINLGWFLLLLIFAAVILGGIGSIYGAISGALVIGITINLSLVWIPSDMNTIAAFVLMILVLIFRPDGLFSGVQTT from the coding sequence ATGACAGCACAGGAACTTGTGGGGGTGGTGTTGCTTCTCGGGGTTGTCGTTCTGATGGGGGATCTGGTCCGCCAACTCCTGACGGGCGAGTTGCCTGTTGGTCGGCTGGGATCGATCCTCTGGGCCGGATTCATCGACTCCCTGTACATCGGTCTCGCGGCTATCGGGCTCTCGATGACATACAGCATTCTCCAATTTGCGAACTTTTCGCACGGTGACCTCATTACGACCGGTGCGTTCTCCGGGTGGACGGTGGCCTACCTGATCGGTGGGTTCGGCGTTGCGGATCTAAGCAGTCGGTTGCTGCTTCGAGCAAACGGCGGTGCGCAGCCGGGCACTGTGGGGATGGACGTATTCGCGGCACCGGTCGCGATCGTTCTCGGACTCGTCACGGCCGTGGTCGTCACGGTACTCGTCGCACTGGCGATAGATCGGCTCGTCTACCGAAAGTTGCGGAATGAGGGCGGCATACCGCTCCTCATCGCGAGCGTCGGTGTCGCACTCGCGTTGCGATACCTCCTCGCGGTGTTCTACACGCCGGAAACTCGCGGCGTCGTGGCCCAGGCACCGAAGCTGGCGGGTGTCAGCGTCCATCAACTAACGCTCGTCGTCTCGGCGATCGCGTTGATAACCGGCGTTCACCTGCTCTTGCAGTACACGAAACTCGGCAAGTCGATGCGGGCGATGTCCGACAACAAGGACCTCGCGCTGATCACGGGCATCCCGACCGAACGCGTGATATTCGCGACCTGGGTGATTGGCGCGGGCCTCGCGGGTGCCGCGGGCTATCTCATCGTCCTCGATCGGGGTACGGTCTCGATCAACCTCGGCTGGTTCCTCCTGCTCCTGATCTTCGCGGCCGTCATCCTCGGTGGTATCGGCTCGATCTACGGAGCGATCTCCGGCGCACTCGTTATCGGCATCACGATCAACCTCTCGTTGGTCTGGATCCCATCGGACATGAACACGATCGCGGCATTCGTGCTGATGATCCTCGTGTTGATCTTCCGGCCCGACGGACTGTTTAGCGGGGTACAAACGACATGA
- a CDS encoding ABC transporter ATP-binding protein, which yields MSDVETEPVSADDGHAVDESATRSTDAPVLELNGLEKHFGGITAVDGTSFSVERGTITGLIGPNGAGKSTTFNCITGVHTPDAGSVVFDGTEITGLEPYEIASRGLVRTFQIAREFPEMTVLENMMLAPKQQRGESLWRSVTPIARGAVVDQERELRERAWEMLEFFEIDHLAEEYAGNLSGGQRKLLELARALLTDPEMLLLDEPMAGVNPSLEKKLLEHIHELQEQGYTFLLVEHDMNVIMNHCEHVIVMHQGSVLAEGTAAEIQSNEAVVEAYLGGDV from the coding sequence ATGAGTGACGTCGAAACGGAGCCGGTGTCCGCGGACGACGGACACGCCGTCGACGAATCGGCGACCCGTTCGACCGACGCGCCAGTCCTCGAACTCAACGGGCTCGAGAAACACTTTGGTGGTATCACCGCCGTCGACGGCACGAGCTTCTCGGTCGAACGCGGGACGATCACCGGCCTGATCGGCCCGAACGGAGCCGGGAAGTCGACGACGTTCAACTGTATCACGGGCGTTCACACCCCAGATGCGGGTTCGGTCGTTTTCGACGGAACGGAGATCACCGGGCTGGAGCCGTATGAAATTGCCAGTCGGGGACTCGTCAGAACGTTCCAGATCGCCCGCGAATTCCCCGAGATGACCGTCCTCGAGAACATGATGCTCGCGCCGAAGCAACAGCGCGGCGAATCCCTCTGGCGGTCCGTCACGCCGATCGCCAGAGGAGCGGTCGTCGATCAGGAACGTGAACTGCGAGAACGTGCCTGGGAGATGCTCGAGTTCTTCGAAATCGACCACCTCGCCGAAGAGTACGCCGGCAACCTCTCGGGCGGCCAGCGGAAGTTACTCGAGCTCGCGAGAGCGCTGTTGACCGATCCGGAGATGCTCCTGCTGGACGAGCCGATGGCCGGTGTCAACCCGTCGCTCGAGAAGAAGTTGTTAGAGCACATTCACGAACTCCAGGAGCAGGGGTACACGTTCCTGCTGGTCGAGCACGATATGAACGTCATCATGAACCACTGCGAACACGTCATCGTCATGCACCAGGGATCGGTTCTTGCCGAAGGGACGGCCGCGGAGATTCAGTCAAACGAGGCCGTCGTCGAGGCCTATCTCGGAGGTGACGTCTGA